Proteins co-encoded in one Microbacterium hydrocarbonoxydans genomic window:
- the paaZ gene encoding phenylacetic acid degradation bifunctional protein PaaZ: MTEYLPSYVQGEWWTPSSPTRSAEVRDASTGDIVALVSTDGLDLAGALEHARSVGQKSLGALTFHQRAVLLKQFALALTERKDELYALSARTGATKSDSWVDIDGGIGVLFSYSGKGRRELPNSHVHVDGPVEPLSKDGSFLGRHVYTTLPGVAVQINAFNFPVWGSLEKFAPAFLAGMPTLVKPATPTGYVAEAMVRILVESGLLPDGSLQLVSGSVPDLFENLRLGDIVGFTGSASTAEGLKAHPSVQTGGVRFTAETDSINASVLGTDAVDGTPEFDAYVRQLVTEMTSKAGQKCTAIRRAIVPAGSADAVIAAVRARIADKTVLGDPRAEGVTMGPLASTGQRDEVLRQVDRLRAAGGQVVVGTTEAPEIRHADGSTGTSPEGAFVSPLLLRFEDAQVEAAHSVEAFGPVSSLLTYDTIAEAAALVARGGGSLVTSIATHDPAQAVELATRIAPFNGRMLLLDRDDARSSTGHGSPLPNLVHGGPGRAGGGEELGGIRAVLHHMQRTAVQGSPEMLTALTGVWHAGAAAHSDGRHPFRKSLAELRIGDQIVSGSREVTLADIETFAHFTGDTFYAHMDEASAAANPFFPGRVAHGYLLVSWAAGLFVDPEPGPVLANYGLENLRFITPVSPGDTIRVELTAKQITPRETDEYGEVRWDAVIRNQSDELVATYDVLTLVDKQPTPEVVAA; this comes from the coding sequence ATGACCGAGTATCTGCCCAGCTACGTCCAGGGCGAGTGGTGGACGCCGTCGTCACCCACGCGATCCGCCGAGGTCCGCGACGCGTCGACAGGCGACATCGTCGCCCTCGTCTCCACCGACGGTCTCGATCTGGCGGGCGCGCTGGAGCACGCCCGCTCCGTGGGGCAGAAGAGCCTCGGAGCGCTCACGTTCCACCAGCGGGCCGTGCTGCTGAAGCAGTTCGCCCTGGCTCTCACAGAACGCAAGGACGAGCTGTATGCGCTGTCCGCGCGCACCGGGGCCACGAAGAGCGACTCGTGGGTCGACATCGACGGCGGCATCGGCGTGCTGTTCTCCTACTCGGGGAAAGGCCGACGCGAGCTGCCGAACAGCCATGTGCACGTCGACGGCCCTGTGGAGCCGCTGTCGAAGGACGGGTCCTTCCTGGGGCGTCACGTCTACACCACGCTCCCCGGCGTCGCGGTGCAGATCAACGCGTTCAACTTTCCCGTGTGGGGCTCGCTCGAGAAGTTCGCACCCGCGTTCCTGGCCGGCATGCCGACGCTGGTGAAGCCCGCGACCCCCACCGGCTACGTCGCCGAGGCGATGGTGCGGATCCTGGTCGAATCGGGACTGCTGCCAGACGGATCGCTGCAGCTCGTGAGCGGAAGCGTGCCCGATCTGTTCGAGAACCTGCGCCTCGGCGACATCGTCGGCTTCACCGGCAGCGCCTCGACGGCCGAGGGCCTCAAGGCGCATCCGTCCGTGCAGACGGGCGGCGTGCGGTTCACGGCCGAGACCGACTCGATCAACGCCTCGGTTCTCGGCACCGACGCGGTCGACGGCACCCCCGAGTTCGACGCCTACGTGCGACAGCTCGTCACCGAGATGACGAGCAAGGCCGGTCAGAAGTGCACGGCGATCCGCCGTGCGATCGTTCCGGCGGGCTCGGCCGATGCCGTGATCGCCGCCGTGCGCGCTCGCATCGCCGACAAGACCGTGCTGGGCGACCCGCGGGCAGAGGGCGTCACCATGGGCCCGCTCGCCTCGACGGGGCAGCGCGATGAGGTGCTGCGCCAGGTGGATCGTCTGCGGGCGGCGGGCGGGCAGGTCGTCGTCGGGACGACGGAGGCTCCGGAGATCCGCCATGCCGACGGCAGCACCGGCACCTCACCCGAGGGAGCCTTCGTGTCGCCGCTGCTGCTGCGTTTCGAGGACGCGCAGGTCGAGGCGGCGCACTCGGTCGAGGCCTTCGGCCCGGTGTCGTCACTGCTCACCTACGACACCATCGCCGAGGCCGCGGCGCTCGTCGCCCGAGGGGGCGGCTCGCTGGTCACCAGCATCGCGACCCACGACCCCGCACAGGCGGTGGAGCTCGCCACGCGCATCGCGCCTTTCAACGGAAGGATGCTGCTGCTCGACCGCGACGACGCGCGATCGTCGACCGGTCACGGATCCCCGCTGCCGAACCTCGTGCACGGCGGCCCCGGTCGAGCCGGGGGCGGCGAGGAGCTCGGCGGCATCCGCGCCGTGCTGCATCACATGCAGCGCACAGCCGTGCAGGGCTCGCCCGAGATGCTCACGGCGCTCACCGGCGTGTGGCACGCAGGCGCCGCGGCCCACAGCGACGGGCGGCATCCGTTCCGCAAATCGCTCGCCGAGCTGCGCATCGGCGACCAGATCGTCTCCGGCTCTCGCGAGGTGACTCTCGCCGACATCGAGACTTTCGCCCACTTCACGGGTGACACCTTCTACGCCCACATGGACGAGGCGTCGGCCGCCGCGAATCCGTTCTTCCCGGGCAGGGTCGCGCACGGCTACCTGCTCGTCTCGTGGGCCGCCGGGCTCTTCGTCGACCCGGAGCCCGGCCCCGTGCTCGCGAACTACGGGCTGGAGAATCTGCGATTCATCACGCCGGTCTCCCCCGGCGACACGATCCGCGTCGAGCTGACCGCCAAGCAGATCACGCCGCGTGAGACCGACGAGTACGGAGAGGTGCGCTGGGACGCGGTGATCCGCAACCAGAGCGACGAGCTCGTCGCGACCTACGACGTGCTGACGCTGGTGGACAAGCAGCCCACGCCCGAGGTCGTCGCCGCATGA
- a CDS encoding 3-hydroxyacyl-CoA dehydrogenase family protein, translated as MSDIGSAPNRVGVLGGGRMGAGIAHAFLVAGSHVSVVERDAESADAGHHRISDSIRRSVERDPSLDAAELSSRITVGTDLGALAAVDLAIEAVPEDRALKEDALSRTEAVLPSAAVLASNTSSISIDDLAAGRARPERFLGLHFFNPVPASALVEVVRGTATRTAVVDDATAWVKALGKTPIVVSDSPGFASSRLGVMLGLEAIRMLEDGVASAADIDAAMTLGYRHPMGPLRTTDVVGLDVRLGIAEELQRTLGERFTPPELLRRMVADGKLGRKSGEGFYAWNEER; from the coding sequence ATGAGCGACATCGGCAGCGCCCCGAATCGGGTCGGCGTGCTCGGAGGCGGCCGTATGGGTGCCGGCATCGCGCATGCCTTCCTGGTCGCGGGCTCGCACGTGAGCGTGGTGGAACGCGACGCGGAGAGCGCCGACGCCGGGCACCACCGCATCAGCGACAGCATCCGCAGATCCGTCGAACGGGATCCCTCCCTGGACGCGGCCGAGCTCTCCTCGCGCATCACTGTCGGGACAGACCTCGGCGCTCTCGCCGCGGTCGACCTCGCGATCGAGGCGGTTCCCGAGGACCGCGCCCTCAAGGAGGACGCGCTGTCGCGCACCGAAGCCGTGCTGCCCTCGGCGGCGGTTCTGGCGAGCAACACCTCATCGATCTCGATCGACGATCTCGCCGCCGGTCGCGCGCGTCCCGAACGTTTCCTCGGCCTGCACTTCTTCAACCCGGTGCCCGCGTCGGCTCTCGTGGAGGTCGTGCGCGGCACGGCGACCCGCACCGCGGTCGTCGACGACGCGACGGCCTGGGTGAAAGCCCTCGGCAAGACGCCGATCGTCGTCAGCGACTCCCCCGGCTTCGCGTCGTCGCGGCTCGGAGTCATGCTCGGTCTCGAGGCGATCCGCATGCTCGAGGATGGCGTCGCCTCGGCCGCCGACATCGATGCGGCGATGACGCTCGGGTACCGGCATCCGATGGGTCCGCTTCGCACGACCGACGTGGTCGGGCTGGATGTGCGCCTGGGCATCGCCGAGGAGTTGCAGCGCACGCTCGGCGAGCGGTTCACCCCGCCGGAGCTGCTGCGCCGCATGGTCGCGGATGGGAAGCTCGGCCGCAAGAGCGGCGAAGGGTTCTACGCATGGAACGAGGAGAGATGA
- a CDS encoding enoyl-CoA hydratase/isomerase family protein, whose product MTLRIEENRDRVIATLDRPEKRNAIDQEMIDALHGLCVMLEETPRTLILTGADGVFAAGADIAQLRDRTAADARSAINATAFIRIHRLPMPVIAAIDGYALGGGAELAYAADIRIATPSLRIGNPETGLGIIAAAGATWRLPEIVGDARASELLLTGRALDAEHALQWGLVSSLHPADELLASANRIVDRIAANDPLATQYTKRALRTPRAGHPAIEVELQAELFESPEKVRRMTDFLEKRR is encoded by the coding sequence GTGACGCTGCGCATCGAGGAGAATCGAGACCGGGTGATCGCGACACTCGATCGACCCGAGAAGCGCAACGCGATCGACCAGGAGATGATCGACGCGCTGCACGGGCTGTGCGTGATGCTCGAGGAGACGCCGCGCACACTGATCCTCACCGGCGCCGACGGCGTCTTCGCCGCCGGTGCCGACATCGCCCAACTGCGCGATCGCACCGCGGCAGACGCCAGGAGCGCCATCAACGCGACCGCGTTCATCCGCATCCATCGACTTCCGATGCCCGTGATCGCGGCGATCGACGGGTATGCCCTCGGAGGCGGAGCAGAGCTCGCCTACGCCGCCGACATCCGCATCGCGACGCCGTCGCTCCGCATAGGCAATCCGGAGACCGGGTTGGGGATCATCGCCGCCGCCGGTGCGACCTGGCGTCTGCCCGAGATCGTCGGAGATGCGAGGGCGAGTGAGCTCCTCCTGACCGGTCGAGCCCTCGACGCCGAGCACGCGCTGCAGTGGGGACTCGTGTCATCCCTGCATCCGGCCGACGAGCTGCTCGCGTCTGCGAATCGGATCGTCGATCGCATCGCGGCGAATGATCCGCTCGCGACCCAGTACACGAAACGCGCACTGCGCACGCCGCGAGCGGGTCACCCGGCGATCGAGGTCGAACTGCAGGCCGAGCTGTTCGAGTCGCCCGAGAAGGTCCGCCGCATGACCGACTTCCTGGAGAAGAGACGATGA
- a CDS encoding acetyl-CoA C-acyltransferase, which yields MSEAYLVDGVRTPVGRYGGALAGIRPDDLAALVVGATVSRSSISADDVDEVILGAANQAGEDNRNVARMAVLLAGLPDSIPGLTVNRLCASGMSAIAIAASAVRAGDADLIVAGGVESMTRAPWVQAKPERAWAKPGAAFDTSIGWRFTNPRLSARDKATFSMPETAEEVARIDGITRADADAFALLSHARAIAAIDAGRFAPEIVGVQTGRGIVDVDEGPRRDTTLEALAALRPVVAGGAVVTAGNSSSLNDGASAIVVASAEAVERHGLRPRARIVASATAALAPEIMGLGPVPATQKALAKAGLHVDDLGAVELNEAFASQSLACIRRLGLDSSIVNADGGAIALGHPLGSSGSRLIVSLLGRLERENARYGLATMCVGVGQGTAMIVERLT from the coding sequence ATGTCCGAGGCCTATCTCGTCGACGGGGTCCGTACCCCCGTCGGTCGCTACGGAGGCGCACTCGCCGGCATCCGTCCCGATGACCTGGCAGCGCTCGTCGTCGGCGCCACCGTGTCGCGCTCTTCGATCTCCGCCGACGACGTCGACGAGGTGATCCTCGGCGCTGCGAACCAGGCGGGCGAGGACAACCGCAACGTCGCCCGCATGGCGGTGCTGCTCGCGGGGCTTCCCGACTCGATACCGGGACTCACCGTGAACCGGCTCTGCGCCTCGGGCATGTCGGCCATCGCGATCGCCGCGAGCGCCGTGCGCGCCGGCGACGCCGACCTCATCGTCGCCGGCGGCGTGGAATCCATGACGCGCGCCCCTTGGGTGCAGGCCAAACCCGAGCGGGCATGGGCGAAGCCCGGCGCGGCCTTCGACACATCGATCGGCTGGCGCTTCACCAATCCTCGACTGAGCGCCCGCGACAAGGCCACCTTCTCGATGCCCGAGACAGCCGAAGAGGTCGCACGCATCGACGGGATCACCAGAGCGGATGCCGATGCCTTCGCGCTCCTGAGCCATGCGCGCGCCATCGCCGCCATCGACGCGGGGCGCTTCGCGCCCGAGATCGTCGGAGTGCAGACCGGCCGCGGGATCGTCGACGTCGACGAGGGACCTCGTCGGGACACCACCCTCGAGGCCCTCGCCGCACTGCGCCCGGTGGTCGCCGGCGGCGCGGTCGTCACCGCGGGGAACTCCAGCTCGCTGAACGACGGGGCCTCGGCGATCGTGGTGGCGAGCGCCGAGGCGGTCGAGCGACACGGGCTGCGTCCGCGCGCACGGATCGTCGCGTCGGCGACCGCCGCACTCGCCCCCGAGATCATGGGCCTGGGTCCGGTGCCCGCCACGCAGAAGGCACTCGCGAAAGCGGGTCTGCACGTCGACGACCTGGGCGCCGTCGAGCTGAACGAGGCGTTCGCCTCGCAGTCCCTCGCCTGCATCCGCCGACTCGGGCTCGACTCGTCGATCGTCAACGCCGACGGCGGAGCCATCGCGCTCGGCCACCCCCTCGGCTCCAGCGGATCCCGGCTGATCGTCTCGCTGCTCGGCCGTCTCGAACGCGAGAACGCACGCTACGGCCTGGCGACGATGTGCGTCGGCGTCGGTCAGGGCACCGCGATGATCGTGGAGCGTCTGACGTGA
- a CDS encoding TetR/AcrR family transcriptional regulator produces MAQPPSDAPAPKRGRPGYDREQVLAVAVKVFNEHGYDATSVADLSATLGLTKSALYHHFESKSAILELALNDALDALEAVVDDATAQHALASDRLRAIIRGAVGVLTEKLPSVTLLLRVRGNGDVETSALVRRRAFDQRVTAIVSEAQTEGLIRDDVDAAVATRLIFGMINSVVEWYRPGGPVDPEELGEDILRVSLDGLQSR; encoded by the coding sequence ATGGCGCAGCCCCCATCCGATGCGCCGGCACCCAAGCGGGGTCGGCCAGGTTACGACCGTGAGCAGGTGCTCGCGGTCGCCGTGAAGGTCTTCAATGAGCACGGCTACGACGCGACGAGCGTCGCCGACCTCAGCGCCACCCTGGGGCTCACGAAGTCGGCTCTCTATCACCACTTCGAGTCGAAGTCGGCGATCCTCGAGCTCGCACTGAACGACGCGCTCGACGCGCTCGAGGCCGTCGTCGACGACGCGACCGCGCAGCATGCCCTGGCCTCCGACAGGCTGCGGGCGATCATCCGCGGCGCGGTGGGCGTGCTGACCGAGAAGCTGCCGTCGGTCACGCTGCTGCTGCGCGTGCGCGGCAACGGTGATGTCGAGACCTCGGCGCTCGTGCGCAGACGTGCCTTCGACCAGCGCGTGACCGCCATCGTCTCGGAAGCGCAGACAGAGGGTCTGATCCGCGACGACGTCGACGCCGCCGTCGCGACCCGACTGATCTTCGGCATGATCAACTCGGTCGTCGAGTGGTATCGACCCGGCGGTCCGGTCGACCCCGAGGAGCTGGGGGAGGACATCCTGCGAGTGAGCCTCGACGGACTGCAGTCCCGCTGA
- a CDS encoding IclR family transcriptional regulator, which produces MIQAIDRAAKVLELLQGARHLGITDLALALSLPPSTVHGIVKSLREHGLVAKERGGQRYMLGPTLLRLSNVYLDTLDVRARAMRWTQELARRTNLPVRLGAPHFHEVLVIHHDLRPDDSQQMLETGVAIPAHASAMGKVLLAHDLGFQRTVFERQLHSLTGDTITDVSRLLLDLPAIAERGTASETDEAVLGESSVAAPVADASNDIVAAVAVVMPTSQAPASDAVLHALRETARNISRELGATSWPPRVAPADD; this is translated from the coding sequence ATGATCCAGGCCATCGACCGCGCTGCGAAAGTGCTCGAGCTGCTGCAGGGCGCCCGCCACCTCGGCATCACGGATCTCGCTCTCGCGTTGAGCCTGCCGCCGTCGACCGTGCACGGCATCGTCAAGTCGCTGCGCGAGCACGGACTGGTCGCGAAGGAACGCGGCGGGCAGCGCTACATGCTCGGCCCCACGCTCCTGCGGCTGAGCAACGTCTATCTCGACACTCTCGACGTCAGGGCCAGGGCCATGCGGTGGACGCAGGAGCTCGCACGCCGCACCAACCTCCCGGTGCGGCTCGGTGCGCCGCACTTCCACGAGGTGCTCGTGATCCACCACGACCTGCGTCCGGATGACAGCCAGCAGATGCTCGAGACGGGTGTGGCCATTCCCGCTCACGCCTCGGCGATGGGGAAGGTCCTGCTGGCGCACGACCTCGGATTCCAGCGCACCGTGTTCGAACGGCAACTGCACAGCCTCACCGGCGACACGATCACCGACGTCTCGCGTCTGCTGCTCGACCTGCCCGCCATCGCCGAACGCGGCACCGCCTCGGAGACCGACGAGGCGGTATTGGGAGAATCGTCGGTCGCCGCACCGGTCGCCGACGCGTCGAACGACATAGTCGCGGCCGTCGCCGTCGTGATGCCCACATCGCAGGCTCCCGCCTCGGATGCGGTGCTCCACGCACTGCGGGAGACCGCTCGCAACATCTCGCGTGAGCTCGGAGCGACCAGCTGGCCGCCCCGGGTGGCGCCCGCCGACGACTGA